From the Lathyrus oleraceus cultivar Zhongwan6 chromosome 4, CAAS_Psat_ZW6_1.0, whole genome shotgun sequence genome, one window contains:
- the LOC127074469 gene encoding uncharacterized protein LOC127074469 isoform X2 — translation MNARPRSTLHSIKSSFNDAKEKKMEVGGSKGMKNGRRSNREKKIALLQDVDKLKRKLRHEENVHRALERAFTRPLGSLPRLPPYLPPYTLELLAEVAVLEEEVVRLEEQVVNFRQGLYQEAVYISSKRNAENSNDSIDQNHMRNSSSKHQRSKSYSQNEFNSMTPIRMTPQNSLARSASSRKLLFSPDSVNNHSGMSNGKQLHRKQDSFSSIQEEGRGKENLLFGNFLKDKQSPVKKISKLITPLKKSPHKHESAQKSMDHLKLQLDWRLSEHERAQSSSNSPADNKVSEVDSTPNRVSEDLVKCLSNIFVRISTSKDKFMEPKTPSTSGSSFNQYSKEKDQFCDPYDICSESKTREVGPYKSLCEVKASTVDLNKTTNAMFLIHRLKFLLGKLSSVNLKSLNHQEKLAFWINTYNSSILNAYLEHGIPGSPEMVVALMQKATIVVGGQLLNAITIEHFILRLPYHLKFTCPKAAKNDEVKARSIFGLEWSEPLVTFALSCGSWSSPAVRVYTAAQVDNELEAAKRDYLQASIGITKSNKIIIPKLLDWYLLDFAKDLDSLLDWICLQLPDEIRNQAVKCLEGKERDSLSNMVQMKPYDFSFRLLLHTNE, via the exons ATGAATGCTAGACCACGCTCAACTCTTCACTCAATCAAATCTTCTTTCAATGATGCCAAA gagaagaagatgGAGGTTGGAGGAAGCAAAGGAATGAAAAACGGTCGTCGATCTAATCGAGAAAAGAAGATTGCATTGCTACAAGAT GTAGATAAGTTGAAGAGGAAGCTTAGACATGAAGAGAATGTTCATAGAGCTTTAGAAAGAGCTTTTACAAGACCTTTGGGATCTTTACCTCGTCTTCCTCCTTATCTTCCTCCATAT ACATTGGAGCTTCTTGCTGAGGTAGCAGTGTTGGAGGAAGAAGTTGTTAGGCTTGAAGAACAAGTAGTGAATTTCAGACAAGGTTTATATCAAGAAGCTGTGTACATTTCCTCCAAAAGAAATGCCGAAAATTCGAATGATTCTATTGATCAAAACCACATGAGAAATAGTAGTTCAAAGCATCAAAGATCAAAATCTTATTCACAAAATGAGTTTAATTCAATGACACCAATAAGGATGACACCACAGAATTCTCTTGCCAGAAGTGCTTCCAGCAGGAAGCTACTATTCTCTCCTGACAGTGTCAATAATCACAGTGGGATGAGTAATGGGAAGCAATTGCACAGAAAACAAGATTCATTCTCGTCTATCCAAGAAGAGGGAAGAGGAAAAGAGAATCTTTTGTTTGGTAACTTTCTGAAAGATAAACAGTCTCCGGTGAAGAAAATATCCAAACTCATTACTCCGTTAAAGAAATCACCACACAAACACGAATCGGCCCAGAAGTCCATGGATCACTTGAAATTGCAG CTGGATTGGAGATTATCAGAACATGAAAGGGCACAAAGTTCTTCAAATTCGCCAGCAGATAATAAAGTGTCAGAAGTCGATAGCACGCCAAATAGAGTTTCGGAGGATCTTGTCAAGTGTTTGTCTAACATATTTGTGAGAATTAGTACATCCAAGGACAAATTCATGGAACCGAAAACTCCTTCAACCTCAGGATCATCTTTCAACCAATACAGCAAGGAAAAGGATCAGTTTTGTGATCCTTATGATATCTGCTCAGAATCCAAAACAAGAGAAGTTGGTCCATATAAGAGTTTATGCGAAGTTAAAGCCTCTACTGTCGATCTCAACAAAACAACAAATGCGATGTTTCTTATCCACAGATTGAA GTTTCTTCTTGGGAAACTTTCCTCGGTGAACTTGAAGAGCCTTAACCATCAAGAAAAACTTGCATTCTGGATAAACACATACAATTCATCTATTCTAAAT GCATACTTAGAACATGGCATACCGGGAAGTCCTGAAATGGTTGTAGCACTAATGCAAAAG GCAACAATAGTAGTCGGGGGACAGTTGCTGAACGCGATCACAATAGAACATTTTATCTTGAGACTACCATATCACCTTAAATTC ACATGTCCGAAAGCTGCAAAAAATGATGAAGTGAAAGCAAGAAGCATATTTGGCCTGGAATGGTCTGAGCCCTTAGTAACATTTGCACTTTCATGCGGAAGCTGGTCTTCACCCGCA GTGAGGGTGTATACAGCAGCACAAGTTGATAATGAGTTAGAAGCAGCAAAAAGAGATTATTTACAAGCTTCAATTGGAATCACAAAATCAAACAAGATAATAATTCCAAAGTTGTTGGATTGGTATTTACTAGATTTTGCAAAGGATCTTGATTCTTTATTGGACTGGATTTGTCTACAACTACCTGATGAAATAAGAAACCAAGCAGTTAAATGCCTTGAAGGAAAAGAAAGAGACTCTCTTTCAAACATGGTACAAATGAAGCCTTATGATTTTAGTTTCAGGTTGCTTTTACACACCAATGAATAA
- the LOC127074469 gene encoding uncharacterized protein LOC127074469 isoform X1, which translates to MNARPRSTLHSIKSSFNDAKKEKKMEVGGSKGMKNGRRSNREKKIALLQDVDKLKRKLRHEENVHRALERAFTRPLGSLPRLPPYLPPYTLELLAEVAVLEEEVVRLEEQVVNFRQGLYQEAVYISSKRNAENSNDSIDQNHMRNSSSKHQRSKSYSQNEFNSMTPIRMTPQNSLARSASSRKLLFSPDSVNNHSGMSNGKQLHRKQDSFSSIQEEGRGKENLLFGNFLKDKQSPVKKISKLITPLKKSPHKHESAQKSMDHLKLQLDWRLSEHERAQSSSNSPADNKVSEVDSTPNRVSEDLVKCLSNIFVRISTSKDKFMEPKTPSTSGSSFNQYSKEKDQFCDPYDICSESKTREVGPYKSLCEVKASTVDLNKTTNAMFLIHRLKFLLGKLSSVNLKSLNHQEKLAFWINTYNSSILNAYLEHGIPGSPEMVVALMQKATIVVGGQLLNAITIEHFILRLPYHLKFTCPKAAKNDEVKARSIFGLEWSEPLVTFALSCGSWSSPAVRVYTAAQVDNELEAAKRDYLQASIGITKSNKIIIPKLLDWYLLDFAKDLDSLLDWICLQLPDEIRNQAVKCLEGKERDSLSNMVQMKPYDFSFRLLLHTNE; encoded by the exons ATGAATGCTAGACCACGCTCAACTCTTCACTCAATCAAATCTTCTTTCAATGATGCCAAA aaggagaagaagatgGAGGTTGGAGGAAGCAAAGGAATGAAAAACGGTCGTCGATCTAATCGAGAAAAGAAGATTGCATTGCTACAAGAT GTAGATAAGTTGAAGAGGAAGCTTAGACATGAAGAGAATGTTCATAGAGCTTTAGAAAGAGCTTTTACAAGACCTTTGGGATCTTTACCTCGTCTTCCTCCTTATCTTCCTCCATAT ACATTGGAGCTTCTTGCTGAGGTAGCAGTGTTGGAGGAAGAAGTTGTTAGGCTTGAAGAACAAGTAGTGAATTTCAGACAAGGTTTATATCAAGAAGCTGTGTACATTTCCTCCAAAAGAAATGCCGAAAATTCGAATGATTCTATTGATCAAAACCACATGAGAAATAGTAGTTCAAAGCATCAAAGATCAAAATCTTATTCACAAAATGAGTTTAATTCAATGACACCAATAAGGATGACACCACAGAATTCTCTTGCCAGAAGTGCTTCCAGCAGGAAGCTACTATTCTCTCCTGACAGTGTCAATAATCACAGTGGGATGAGTAATGGGAAGCAATTGCACAGAAAACAAGATTCATTCTCGTCTATCCAAGAAGAGGGAAGAGGAAAAGAGAATCTTTTGTTTGGTAACTTTCTGAAAGATAAACAGTCTCCGGTGAAGAAAATATCCAAACTCATTACTCCGTTAAAGAAATCACCACACAAACACGAATCGGCCCAGAAGTCCATGGATCACTTGAAATTGCAG CTGGATTGGAGATTATCAGAACATGAAAGGGCACAAAGTTCTTCAAATTCGCCAGCAGATAATAAAGTGTCAGAAGTCGATAGCACGCCAAATAGAGTTTCGGAGGATCTTGTCAAGTGTTTGTCTAACATATTTGTGAGAATTAGTACATCCAAGGACAAATTCATGGAACCGAAAACTCCTTCAACCTCAGGATCATCTTTCAACCAATACAGCAAGGAAAAGGATCAGTTTTGTGATCCTTATGATATCTGCTCAGAATCCAAAACAAGAGAAGTTGGTCCATATAAGAGTTTATGCGAAGTTAAAGCCTCTACTGTCGATCTCAACAAAACAACAAATGCGATGTTTCTTATCCACAGATTGAA GTTTCTTCTTGGGAAACTTTCCTCGGTGAACTTGAAGAGCCTTAACCATCAAGAAAAACTTGCATTCTGGATAAACACATACAATTCATCTATTCTAAAT GCATACTTAGAACATGGCATACCGGGAAGTCCTGAAATGGTTGTAGCACTAATGCAAAAG GCAACAATAGTAGTCGGGGGACAGTTGCTGAACGCGATCACAATAGAACATTTTATCTTGAGACTACCATATCACCTTAAATTC ACATGTCCGAAAGCTGCAAAAAATGATGAAGTGAAAGCAAGAAGCATATTTGGCCTGGAATGGTCTGAGCCCTTAGTAACATTTGCACTTTCATGCGGAAGCTGGTCTTCACCCGCA GTGAGGGTGTATACAGCAGCACAAGTTGATAATGAGTTAGAAGCAGCAAAAAGAGATTATTTACAAGCTTCAATTGGAATCACAAAATCAAACAAGATAATAATTCCAAAGTTGTTGGATTGGTATTTACTAGATTTTGCAAAGGATCTTGATTCTTTATTGGACTGGATTTGTCTACAACTACCTGATGAAATAAGAAACCAAGCAGTTAAATGCCTTGAAGGAAAAGAAAGAGACTCTCTTTCAAACATGGTACAAATGAAGCCTTATGATTTTAGTTTCAGGTTGCTTTTACACACCAATGAATAA